Proteins co-encoded in one Candidatus Neomarinimicrobiota bacterium genomic window:
- a CDS encoding glycosyl hydrolase family 17 translates to MKIQFPKGIVILLFSAILIGCHHRSALPESEVSQPESNVAALALQVGADHTPFLKETPFVKRPFKPYIGEEWIGNAISYGCYRKGQAPGVKTPTEAEILEDLNILSPHWNLIRVYGADEAAERVLKVIHENQLPFRLLLGIWLENETKRPERRAENLEQVNKGIALANQYPTEVIAINVGNESQVNWSWHRMDMDVLIQYIRAVRQFTNQPVTTSDDYNFWNKPESKAVADEVDFIALHAYALWNGQLLDHAMTWTDSIYRDIQSRHSDLDIALTETGWATTYNPTKMGPGEQGTLMKGEVGIKAQEKFITEFWDWAETGKITTFLFEAFDEPWKGGGDQSGPDEVEKHWGIFYEDRSPKQSFINYLAEREKHQEHPM, encoded by the coding sequence ATGAAAATTCAATTTCCCAAAGGCATAGTCATTCTTCTTTTCAGTGCAATTCTGATTGGCTGCCATCATCGTTCAGCACTACCTGAGTCTGAGGTTTCCCAGCCTGAATCAAATGTCGCTGCTCTCGCCCTTCAAGTTGGTGCTGACCATACCCCATTTCTGAAGGAAACGCCATTTGTCAAACGTCCTTTCAAGCCATATATCGGTGAAGAATGGATAGGAAATGCGATTTCTTACGGGTGCTATCGCAAGGGTCAAGCCCCAGGTGTGAAAACGCCAACAGAGGCTGAAATTCTTGAAGATCTCAACATCCTGTCTCCCCACTGGAATCTTATACGGGTATATGGAGCAGATGAAGCTGCCGAACGTGTTCTGAAGGTGATTCACGAGAATCAGCTGCCCTTCAGGCTTTTACTGGGTATCTGGCTTGAGAACGAAACAAAACGTCCAGAGCGCAGAGCAGAAAACCTGGAACAGGTCAACAAAGGCATTGCATTGGCCAACCAGTATCCCACTGAAGTAATTGCCATCAATGTTGGAAATGAGTCCCAGGTCAACTGGTCCTGGCATCGCATGGATATGGATGTTTTGATTCAGTATATCCGGGCGGTACGTCAATTTACCAATCAGCCTGTTACCACATCGGACGATTATAATTTCTGGAATAAACCAGAGAGTAAGGCTGTGGCTGATGAAGTTGATTTCATAGCGCTACATGCCTATGCCCTTTGGAATGGTCAGCTATTGGACCATGCCATGACATGGACAGACAGTATCTACCGAGACATCCAATCAAGGCATTCTGATCTGGATATTGCTCTCACAGAAACAGGGTGGGCCACCACCTATAATCCCACCAAAATGGGTCCCGGTGAACAGGGCACATTGATGAAAGGTGAGGTTGGCATAAAGGCTCAGGAAAAGTTTATAACAGAATTTTGGGATTGGGCTGAAACCGGGAAGATCACCACATTCCTCTTTGAGGCTTTCGATGAACCCTGGAAGGGTGGCGGTGATCAATCCGGTCCTGACGAAGTGGAAAAACATTGGGGCATCTTTTATGAAGATCGCAGCCCCAAACAGTCTTTTATCAATTATCTCGCAGAACGCGAGAAACATCAAGAGCATCCAATGTAA
- a CDS encoding T9SS type A sorting domain-containing protein: MKHKMIQTSVLACLISMASVGFAQVAPIDFETEGNGADWTWTPFENDSNPPVGVVANPDQTGINTSATAASFTALTTGQPWAGCESQHGADIGTYSINVSNSTIKIMVYKPVLSDVGIKLVKPDGWSMGEIKVANTVINEWEELTFDFSSQMQDGYDQIVIFPDFDLAGRATDNTCYFDNITFSGQELPPGPAAHAPVPTEPANDVISVFSDSYENIAGTNFYPGWGQATVVTEVAIEGNNTLLYSGLNYQGIELGSTQDLTGMENLHVDFWSANSNALQVFLISVASGEQAYTFTVSNDAWVSVDIPLTTFSDLGLALNDIFQLKFVGDGDVYLDNLYFLGEVIVVEEGPNAPIDFEVDGYGADWTWTVFENDSNPALEIIANPFSSGINTSATVAKFTALQAGAPWAGVESLHGGGDIGTFSFSTTNSTVKMMVYKSVISDVGIKFAESNGEAQPEVKVANTVINEWEELTFDLSGSIGMGITGIIDQIIVFPDFQTRTSENICYFDNITFSEGGGGPGGAPEVAAPVPNENASGVISIFSDTYTNIDGVNLNPGWGQATVVSEVAIAGNNTLKYAGLNYQGTEFTAQDVSGMNYMHVDYWTDNSTALNFFVISQTPTVDSDYHTFALASEQWVSVDIPLTTYPNVDLADVFQFKVEGNGTIYWDNLYFHSNPVSVDDVAELLPQEFALEQNFPNPFNPSTTIRYSLVESGHVALKLFNINGQEVAKLVDEMAGSGEYIYNLNAGNLAAGTYIYSLTVGQQSSVKKMVLIK, translated from the coding sequence ATGAAACATAAAATGATACAAACAAGCGTTTTAGCATGCTTGATATCCATGGCCAGCGTGGGCTTTGCCCAGGTCGCTCCCATTGATTTTGAGACAGAAGGCAATGGTGCCGATTGGACCTGGACTCCTTTTGAGAATGATTCTAACCCCCCTGTTGGTGTGGTAGCGAACCCGGATCAAACTGGAATCAACACTTCAGCCACTGCGGCTTCTTTTACGGCCCTCACCACAGGCCAACCCTGGGCTGGTTGTGAATCGCAACATGGAGCGGATATAGGTACATACTCTATAAATGTCTCCAATAGCACCATTAAGATCATGGTGTACAAGCCTGTACTCAGCGATGTGGGCATCAAATTGGTAAAGCCTGATGGCTGGTCAATGGGCGAAATCAAAGTAGCCAATACTGTCATAAATGAATGGGAAGAGCTCACATTTGATTTCTCAAGCCAGATGCAGGATGGGTACGATCAGATTGTGATCTTCCCTGACTTTGATCTTGCTGGTAGAGCGACGGATAATACCTGTTACTTCGATAACATCACCTTTTCAGGACAAGAATTGCCTCCAGGTCCAGCAGCCCACGCTCCAGTACCTACAGAACCAGCAAATGATGTCATCTCTGTCTTTAGTGACAGTTATGAGAATATCGCTGGAACCAACTTCTATCCTGGTTGGGGTCAGGCTACAGTAGTTACAGAAGTTGCCATTGAGGGCAACAATACACTGCTGTATAGCGGTTTGAATTATCAGGGAATCGAATTAGGCAGTACCCAGGATTTAACTGGAATGGAAAACCTTCACGTTGATTTCTGGAGTGCTAACTCGAATGCTCTTCAGGTTTTCCTCATCAGTGTAGCCTCTGGGGAACAAGCTTACACTTTCACAGTCAGTAATGATGCCTGGGTAAGTGTTGATATCCCCCTCACCACATTCTCAGACCTTGGTCTGGCACTCAATGATATTTTCCAACTGAAATTTGTTGGAGATGGTGATGTCTATCTGGACAATCTTTATTTTCTTGGTGAGGTAATAGTTGTCGAGGAAGGACCGAATGCACCCATCGATTTTGAAGTTGATGGTTATGGAGCAGATTGGACCTGGACAGTTTTTGAGAATGATTCGAATCCAGCTTTAGAAATTATTGCCAATCCGTTCAGCTCAGGGATTAATACTTCAGCAACAGTTGCCAAATTTACAGCCTTGCAAGCTGGTGCCCCCTGGGCTGGCGTAGAGTCCCTCCACGGCGGTGGAGACATTGGCACCTTTAGTTTTAGTACGACAAATAGTACGGTTAAAATGATGGTGTACAAAAGTGTCATCAGTGATGTGGGTATCAAATTCGCAGAGTCCAATGGTGAAGCCCAACCTGAGGTTAAAGTCGCCAATACAGTGATCAATGAGTGGGAAGAACTAACCTTTGATCTTTCTGGTAGCATCGGTATGGGTATTACAGGAATTATTGATCAGATCATTGTATTCCCAGATTTTCAAACAAGAACTTCTGAGAACATTTGTTACTTCGATAATATCACCTTCTCCGAGGGTGGTGGTGGACCAGGCGGTGCACCAGAAGTTGCAGCACCTGTTCCAAACGAAAATGCTTCAGGCGTTATTTCTATCTTTAGCGATACTTATACAAACATTGATGGCGTCAATCTGAATCCAGGCTGGGGACAAGCAACCGTTGTGTCTGAAGTAGCAATTGCGGGCAATAATACACTGAAGTATGCTGGTTTGAACTATCAGGGTACTGAGTTTACTGCACAGGATGTTTCAGGAATGAACTACATGCATGTCGACTACTGGACAGACAATTCAACTGCTTTGAACTTTTTTGTGATCAGCCAGACGCCTACAGTTGATAGTGATTATCATACCTTTGCACTAGCATCCGAACAATGGGTAAGTGTGGATATTCCACTGACAACTTATCCCAACGTGGATCTCGCTGATGTATTTCAGTTCAAGGTCGAAGGAAATGGAACTATTTATTGGGATAATCTTTACTTCCATTCTAATCCCGTAAGTGTTGATGACGTGGCTGAATTACTTCCACAGGAATTTGCACTGGAACAAAATTTCCCCAATCC